A region of Drosophila mauritiana strain mau12 chromosome 3L, ASM438214v1, whole genome shotgun sequence DNA encodes the following proteins:
- the LOC117138949 gene encoding uncharacterized protein LOC117138949 isoform X2 → MGGGFAAPPITLASNQRPVALDQVEIPIPATDMHEKLLEKEDKTERTNLLGRSKDKPPKDKSPKQSKFAERLRRSFRRGDHRSLEIKRQEPTAEELKAKNRATPPPPSTLRSDKNNRLPFALSHLNLPGLGLGVGVGVGGHINPALLLDSPDECTPPEYAYQHLSSVATTNSSTSLESSCELGELSGSQNSVFYWASMGGEVSTSAGAAGADGTAGNGAGTGAGAAVPIESQDRRRLETQNSSRSDQQPITTNASSAPGNSSRSCSLTSDSSSIRLTRLQNFLFKSSNESSRSCQGHSNEGFTVSSHNSSSGEWEQLGAYLSSSSGVGGGHDFQGGSFPEESTPDDTDATLPVETSSSGGGGGYYQYTLTSPNNPFLPEITARTYHSTYSEDGAVEGGEPTTDDLQLDGKYGCAGSRSAQLPTPSYSRAGSQESTHSEGGGPPGPTPSPASSSSSTPGRHRRKLFSLNSPTRLLHHQQQQAPQSGATSASPPSGGSSNDGGGGKFNSASLVRSLNPFLPSVTSPKKAPHKQSAVTSPGSLTPDLSTKREEFLRATMKICLVVSPPNSKLQLKSKSLTHLDGLDSGVVACQHGPPGMATSTTATTSTTATTAGGIGATSGLFATTGAPGSLGRQANVVSSSEFFSVSFCLDSSQQPDEEFIPATKGVTLLNALSHALRRRNLSFTQITITDNNPTPSFLDAGPSLLPVSVDEQTDVESLAGHHLCITERGSNRKPLQKAASFGSRQPPPRLLPSVSTEETSESGVAPGKQIKQRWSSIFGIKNPQQSQLCELLNSYAKNGVPQRADSMNFDHPDLVNSLAYLQGMHKSWRDFVNSDSMSESEVKIQTAIWELVTTEVYYIHALQTVTDLFLACLEAVQEERLLIDVDQARLFSNVRAVCEANIKFWTLWLYPMVAHSVITHEPLRCAFFQEGFLSFASIFAPYKIYCAEQSTCQFYCKELNHNNALFTSYLAWCESQKMCNRLRLADIVVRPMQRLTKYSLLLAAIKKHMSDVEEIEAIDVMMHSVENFVGSVNNHLTMRQENERLKGVMVRIESYDVVDTNNEMLDKLIKQHSQMFDLCAPMRGCPAYHVRHLFMEGDHKFKDNLGKSDVHCFLLTDLLLVCKTIAKRGLGALKVIRQPYLTDQLIVQLAPNNTLNCVYLNEFQVASTAFTLQCTEAKNWYDALWRAKTIYQRLKRGGGGGGSGSGTVGGGDSFRFGGSATSGGTADSLGVRKSPMNSSICSHVSSANNSHSGSVEWNDSRNISVDFEKTNSVSSDEGSSIMTGNHGVNLKGKQQLISGLHKTKMGIIGQMGSKSANTLSVQPMNHLGQSLPNLNMHHSHTVPLRRGMAFSTSTKNPPLRKTRNITSQNSINWHQIPATPTPPSPRSQYQSPGVVCMQKSLPLLLPTSTDEGQGPTQPPPPLQKQLSHQAPLPTSIHNQSSTETDV, encoded by the exons ATGGGTGGTGGCTTTGCGGCGCCACCGATTACACTAGCCAGCAACCAGCGACCAGTGGCTTTGGACCAGGTCGAGATACCCATTCCGGCGACGGATATGCACGAGAAACTCCTGGAGAAGGAAGACAAGACTGAGAGGACCAATCTGCTGGGCAGGTCCAAGGACAAACCGCCCAAGGACAAGTCGCCCAAGCAGTCAAAGTTCGCGGAGCGCTTGCGGCGCTCCTTCCGCCGCGGCGATCATCGATCCTTGGAGATCAAGCGACAGGAACCGACTGCGGAGGAACTGAAGGCTAAGAATCGGGCCACTCCACCGCCGCCGAGTACTCTGCGCTCGGACAAGAATAACCGCCTGCCATTTGCCCTGAGCCACTTGAATTTGCCGGGTCTGGGATTGGGAGTGGGCGTGGGTGTCGGCGGACACATCAATCCCGCCCTGCTGCTGGACAGTCCGGACGAGTGCACGCCGCCGGAGTACGCCTATCAGCACCTGAGCAGCGTTGCCACCACCAATTCGAGCACTTCCTTGGAGAGCAGTTGCGAACTGGGCGAGCTGAGTGGCTCCCAGAATAGCGTCTTCTACTGGGCCTCCATGGGTGGCGAGGTGAGCACATCAGCGGGCGCAGCTGGAGCCGATGGAACAGCAGGAAATGGAGCAGGAACAGGTGCAGGAGCAGCAGTGCCCATCGAAAGCCAAGATAGACGTCGTCTGGAGACGCAAAACAGCAGTCGGAGCGACCAGCAGCCCATCACCACAAACGCTTCCTCAGCGCCTGGGAACAGCAGTAGGAGCTGCAGCCTGACCAGCGATAGCAGCTCAATCCGGCTGACCCGGCTGCAGAACTTCCTCTTTAAGAGCAGCAACGAGAGCTCCCGGAGCTGCCAGGGTCACTCGAACGAGGGATTCACGGTGTCCTCGCACAACTCCTCCTCCGGCGAGTGGGAGCAACTGGGTGCCTATCTCTCCAGCAGCAGTGGCGTGGGTGGTGGCCATGACTTCCAGGGCGGCTCCTTTCCCGAGGAAAGCACGCCCGATGATACGGATGCCACGCTGCCGGTGGAGACAAGCAGcagtggcggcggcggtggctaCTACCAGTACACCCTGACGTCCCCCAACAATCCCTTTCTGCCAGAGATCACGGCGCGCACCTATCACAGCACCTACAGCGAGGATGGAGCCGTGGAGGGCGGCGAGCCAACGACGGATGATCTGCAGCTGGACGGGAAGTATGGCTGTGCGGGCAGTAGGTCCGCCCAGCTGCCAACGCCGTCGTACAGTCGAGCAGGATCGCAGGAGTCGACGCACAGCGAGGGAGGAGGGCCGCCTGGGCCCACACCCAGTCCCGCTTCCAGTTCCTCCTCCACGCCAGGTCGGCATCGAAGGAAGCTGTTCAGCCTGAACTCACCCACCCGACTGcttcaccaccagcagcagcaggctcCACAGAGTGGAGCCACCTCGGCGTCGCCTCCATCCGGCGGAAGTAGCAATgatggcggcggcggcaagTTCAACTCGGCCAGTCTGGTGCGGAGCCTGAATCCGTTCCTGCCCAGCGTTACGTCGCCGAAGAAGGCGCCGCACAAGCAGTCGGCGGTGACCTCGCCCGGCTCCTTGACCCCTGACCTTAGCACGAAACGCGAGGAGTTCCTCCGGGCCACCATGAAGATCTGCTTGGTCGTCTCGCCGCCCAACAGCAAGCTGCAG CTGAAATCGAAGAGTCTCACGCACTTGGATGGCCTCGACTCGGGTGTGGTGGCCTGCCAGCACGGTCCTCCGGGAATGGccaccagcaccaccgccaccaccagcaccaccgccACGACAGCCGGCGGCATCGGCGCCACCAGCGGACTGTTCGCCACCACTGGAGCCCCAGGATCGCTGGGCCGGCAGGCCAATGTG GTATCCAGTTCCGAGTTCTTCTCCGTGTCATTCTGCCTGGACTCGTCGCAGCAGCCAGATGAGGAGTTCATTCCGGCCACCAAAGGCGTGACACTACT TAACGCACTCAGCCACGCCCTGCGTAGGCGGAACCTCAGCTTTACACAAATCACCATTACGGACAATAATCCCACGCCCAGTTTTTTAGATGCAG GTCCTTCGCTCCTGCCCGTTTCCGTGGATGAGCAGACCGATGTGGAGAGCCTGGCTGGACACCATCTCTGCATCACAGAACGAGGCAGCAACCGCAAGCCCCTGCAGAAGGCAGCTTCCTTT GGTTCCCGACAACCACCGCCCCGACTCCTGCCCTCCGTCTCCACCGAGGAGACCAGCGAGTCGGGAGTGGCGCCCGGAAAGCAGATCAAGCAACGGTGGTCCTCCATATTCGGCATCAAGAATCCCCAGCAAAGCCAGCTGTGCGAGCTGCTGAACAGCTATGCCAAGAACGGAGTGCCCCAGCGGGCGGACAGCATGAACTTTGATCACCCGGACCTGGTCAACTCACTGGCTTATCTGCAGGGTATGCACAAATCGTGGCGGGACTTTGTAAATAGCGATTCGATGAGCGAGTCGGAGGTGAAGATCCAAACGGCCATTTGGGAGCTGGTCACCACCGAGGTGTACTACATTCACGCCCTGCAAACAGTGACTGAT TTGTTCCTAGCCTGTTTGGAGGCCGTGCAGGAGGAGCGGCTGCTGATCGACGTGGACCAGGCTCGACTGTTCTCCAATGTGAGGGCTGTGTGCGAGGCGAACATCAAGTTCTGGACACTGTGGCTCTATCCCATGGTGGCGCACAGTGTCATCACCCACGAGCCACTGAGATGCGCTTTTTTTCAGGAGGGGTTCCTTTCCTTCGCCTCCATTTTTGCGCCATATAAG ATCTACTGTGCGGAACAGAGCACCTGCCAGTTCTACTGCAAGGAGCTAAACCATAACAATGCCTTATTCACCTCCTACTTGGCGTGGTGCGAGTCGCAGAAGATGTGCAACCGCCTGCGACTCGCGGACATTGTGGTGCGACCCATGCAGCGACTGACCAAGTACAGCCTCCTCCTGGCCGCCATCAAGAAGCACATGAGCGACGTGGAGGAGATCGAGGCCATCGACGTCATGATGCACAGCGTGGAGAACTTTGTGGGCAGTGTGAACAACCACTTGACGATGCGGCAGGAGAACGAGCGGCTCAAGGGCGTGATGGTGCGGATCGAGTCCTACGATGTGGTG GACACCAACAACGAGATGCTGGACAAGCTGATCAAGCAGCACAGCCAGATGTTTGACCTCTGTGCTCCGATGCGCGGATGCCCGGCCTACCATGTGCGCCACCTGTTCATGGAGGGCGATCACAAGTTCAAGGACAACCTCGGCAAGTCCGATGTGCACTGCTTCCTGCTCACGGATCTCCTCCTGGTGTGCAAGACGATCGCCAAGCGGGGACTGGGCGCTCTAAAGGTCATCAGGCAGCCGTACCTGACCGACCAGCTGATTGTTCAGCTGGCGCCGAACAATACACTGAACTGTGTGTACCTCAATGAGTTCCAGGTGGCCAGCACGGCGTTTACGCTGCAGTGCACCGAGGCCAAGAACTGGTACGACGCCCTGTGGCGGGCCAAGACGATCTACCAAAGACTGAAGCGCggaggcggtggcggcggcagcggaAGTGGAACGGTGGGCGGCGGCGATAGCTTCCGGTTCGGTGGAAGTGCCACCAGCGGCGGCACCGCCGATTCCCTGGGCGTACGCAAGTCACCGATGAACTCCTCCATCTGCAGCCACGTCTCCAGTGCGAACAACAGCCACAGTGGCAGCGTCGAGTGGAACGACTCCCGCAACATATCCGTCGACTTTGAAAAGACAAACTCGGTGTCCAGCGACGAGGGCTCCAGCATAATGACAG GCAACCACGGAGTGAACCTGAAGGGCAAGCAGCAATTGATCAGTGGTCTGCACAAGACCAAGATGGGCATTATCGGCCAGATGGGCTCCAAGTCGGCGAACACGCTCTCCGTGCAGCCAATGAACCATCTGGGCCAGAGCCTGCCCAACCTGAACATGCATCACAGCCACAC AGTTCCCCTGCGCCGTGGCATGGCCTTCTCCACTTCGACGAAGAACCCGCCGCTGCGCAAGACCCGCAACATAACCTCCCAGAACAGTATTAACTGGCATCAGatcccggccacgcccacgccgccCAGCCCAAGATCGCAGTACCAGTCGCCGGGAGTGGTGTGCATGCAGAAATcgctgcccctgctgctgcCGACAAGCACGGATGAGGGTCAAGGGCCCACCcagccaccgccgccgctgcAGAAGCAGCTCTCCCACCAGGCGCCTCTGCCCACCAGCATTCACAACCAGTCGAGCACCGAAACGGACGTCTGA